One window of the Desulfurispira natronophila genome contains the following:
- the dnaK gene encoding molecular chaperone DnaK codes for MSTILGIDFGTTNSVIAIVDGAKPVVIPNRSGEHLTPSTVAFQKDGNVLIGRTAKNQAVINSERTFLSIKRHMGTRFTAQIDGIRYRPEMIGAMIIRQLRQDAEEHLSKPISRAVITVPAYFSDQQRQSVKDAGELAGLEVVRIINEPTAAALAYGIDREVQETIAVFDLGGGTYDISILEVCDGVVEVLATSGNNYFGGDDFDNALIQHIADEFQQLHNIDLTEDKMALQKLREDAEKAKIMLSEVSEVSINIPFITADNTGPKHLETTITRQQFESLIESMIDQLTQPAQKALDDAGLQPSDLDRVLLVGGTTRVPRVQQIIEDFTGKSVSKSVNPVECVAAGAAVQAAIIEGDVRDLILVDITPLTLGIETEGNRFIPIIRRNTALPCSNSKVFTTISDNQSVVEVHILQGESEWAADNISLGKFQLTGIRMAPKGEPRIEVTFNIDVNGIVSVSAIDLDTRNRHEINIKDFNRLSETQMRTQVRFIEKKVQGSAQ; via the coding sequence ATGTCTACTATTTTAGGAATCGATTTTGGTACTACCAATTCAGTTATAGCGATTGTTGACGGCGCTAAGCCTGTGGTAATCCCCAATCGCAGCGGTGAACATCTTACCCCCAGCACCGTTGCCTTTCAGAAAGACGGAAATGTCTTAATTGGTCGCACGGCCAAAAATCAGGCTGTAATAAACAGTGAGCGAACTTTTCTCTCCATCAAGCGTCACATGGGCACTCGCTTTACAGCACAAATTGATGGCATCCGTTATCGTCCCGAGATGATTGGTGCCATGATTATCCGGCAATTGCGCCAGGATGCTGAGGAGCACTTGAGCAAACCGATATCCCGCGCTGTCATTACTGTGCCGGCATACTTTAGTGATCAACAGCGTCAGTCAGTGAAAGATGCTGGAGAACTGGCGGGCCTGGAGGTGGTGCGCATCATTAACGAGCCAACCGCCGCAGCTCTTGCCTATGGCATTGACCGTGAGGTGCAGGAAACCATAGCTGTCTTTGACCTGGGTGGCGGAACGTATGATATCTCTATTCTGGAAGTTTGTGATGGCGTGGTAGAGGTATTGGCCACGTCAGGCAATAACTATTTCGGTGGAGACGATTTTGACAATGCCCTGATTCAGCACATTGCTGATGAATTTCAGCAGCTTCACAATATCGATCTCACAGAAGACAAGATGGCTTTGCAGAAGCTACGTGAAGATGCTGAAAAAGCCAAGATCATGCTTTCAGAGGTCTCAGAAGTAAGTATCAATATTCCCTTTATCACCGCCGACAATACTGGTCCAAAGCACTTGGAAACCACTATTACCCGGCAACAGTTTGAGAGCCTCATAGAATCGATGATTGATCAACTTACACAACCAGCTCAAAAGGCTCTTGATGATGCTGGCCTGCAGCCTTCCGATCTTGATCGTGTCCTGTTGGTAGGCGGCACTACCAGGGTGCCCAGAGTGCAACAAATTATCGAAGACTTTACTGGGAAGTCTGTATCCAAAAGTGTTAACCCAGTGGAGTGTGTGGCTGCTGGAGCAGCTGTGCAGGCGGCTATAATAGAGGGGGATGTGCGCGATCTGATTTTGGTGGACATTACTCCCCTTACCCTGGGTATTGAAACTGAGGGCAATCGATTTATTCCTATTATTCGTCGAAATACCGCTTTGCCCTGCTCAAATTCAAAGGTTTTTACCACTATTAGTGATAATCAGAGCGTAGTAGAGGTTCACATACTTCAAGGCGAGAGCGAGTGGGCTGCCGATAACATTTCACTGGGGAAATTCCAGCTAACAGGAATTCGCATGGCTCCGAAAGGAGAACCTCGTATCGAGGTAACTTTTAATATAGATGTTAACGGTATTGTGTCTGTGTCAGCCATTGACCTTGATACTCGCAATCGGCACGAGATTAATATCAAAGATTTTAATCGGCTTTCAGAGACCCAAATGCGCACCCAGGTGCGCTTTATCGAAAAAAAGGTACAGGGGAGCGCACAATAA
- a CDS encoding chemotaxis response regulator CheY, translated as MERKDIKIITVDDSSTMRRIIKNTLTRLGFKDIIEADNGVTGLAALGEHKVDLIITDWNMPEMDGLQFVKAIRSNEEYKHLPILMITTEAAKEDILEALRTGVNNYIVKPFTPETLEEKITKVLGI; from the coding sequence ATGGAACGCAAGGATATAAAAATCATCACCGTAGATGATTCTTCCACGATGCGGCGTATAATTAAGAATACGCTTACCCGTCTTGGGTTCAAGGATATCATCGAAGCTGACAACGGCGTGACAGGTCTGGCCGCCCTCGGTGAGCATAAAGTAGACCTGATCATTACCGACTGGAACATGCCCGAGATGGATGGCCTTCAGTTTGTGAAAGCAATACGCTCCAATGAAGAGTACAAACACCTCCCTATTCTTATGATTACAACCGAAGCGGCGAAAGAAGATATACTTGAGGCACTGCGTACCGGTGTTAACAACTATATTGTCAAACCCTTTACTCCCGAGACCCTGGAAGAGAAAATTACTAAAGTACTCGGCATCTAA
- a CDS encoding restriction endonuclease: protein MTKRVTADSLIMMSEGEFEFLVSRILRYVGFSISESIDFGSNERIYVAQGRKKPYLGKYVVRFKRNSGDDDVLDMEFMRGTSHWTLRENTNKVLIISNCGFSDDLVFQADNSELELMGTEDIVRLANEINDEDEQRKQETDKAKKNRKRPNVPYGRTLIMKLETEYSIDLSPVTVKEWLNVWLRIKSEIEVILGTAAKLDPENLDKNDSERLKSLTNKIEELYFDLMKYKVPDVAQLSKDQSERLLEYVILFITGTLYEEPLEDLQDYRDNITKIDAELTNINKELVEYLEEKEKEVKRREKFRNIILAAYVAGMLILTAILVART from the coding sequence ATGACGAAACGGGTCACCGCTGACAGCCTTATCATGATGTCTGAAGGGGAATTTGAGTTCCTCGTTAGTCGTATCCTCAGGTACGTCGGCTTTTCCATTAGCGAAAGTATCGACTTTGGATCAAATGAACGTATTTACGTAGCCCAGGGGCGCAAAAAACCATACCTTGGTAAGTATGTTGTTCGTTTTAAACGTAACAGCGGCGATGATGACGTCCTTGATATGGAGTTTATGCGGGGAACTTCTCACTGGACCCTGCGGGAAAATACCAATAAAGTTCTCATTATCAGTAATTGTGGCTTCTCTGATGATCTGGTTTTTCAGGCGGACAACTCTGAATTAGAACTTATGGGGACTGAAGATATTGTCCGCCTGGCAAATGAAATTAATGACGAAGACGAACAACGCAAGCAGGAAACAGATAAGGCAAAAAAAAACCGCAAGCGACCCAACGTCCCCTACGGACGCACTTTGATCATGAAGCTGGAAACAGAGTACAGCATCGATCTGTCACCGGTTACGGTAAAAGAGTGGCTCAATGTGTGGTTGCGCATCAAATCAGAAATAGAAGTTATTCTGGGTACAGCCGCCAAGCTTGATCCTGAAAACCTCGATAAAAACGACTCTGAACGGTTAAAGTCTCTGACTAACAAGATAGAGGAACTTTATTTCGACTTGATGAAATATAAGGTGCCGGATGTAGCTCAGCTGAGCAAGGATCAGTCTGAACGCTTGCTGGAGTACGTCATTCTTTTTATAACCGGCACACTTTACGAAGAGCCTCTTGAGGACCTGCAGGACTATCGTGACAATATTACCAAAATTGATGCTGAACTCACTAATATAAATAAAGAGCTAGTTGAGTACCTGGAAGAGAAGGAAAAGGAAGTCAAACGTCGGGAGAAATTTCGCAATATTATACTGGCAGCCTATGTCGCTGGTATGCTTATACTAACAGCTATTCTGGTGGCACGAACATGA
- the purH gene encoding bifunctional phosphoribosylaminoimidazolecarboxamide formyltransferase/IMP cyclohydrolase: MQNDIKIQRALISVSDKAGVADFARFLNANSIEILSTGGTARLLQESQVPVIEVGEYTGTREMLDGRVKTLHPKVHGGILGMRNSADHCQQMKEAGIETIDIVVVNLYPFEQTVKKGCSYEEAVENIDIGGPTMLRSAAKNHRDVVVIVDPCDYKRVQDEIEKTGTVSWETRRDLARKVFLHTAHYDAMISDYFNQQLDVEFPETFTLSGRKLQDLRYGENPHQNAAFYGDTFTREASVASARQLHGKALSYNNIIDADAALELVKEFDETAVVIIKHTNPCGTATGSSVLEAYHKALSTDPLSAFGGVIAINKAVDQAAAEEMAKLFVEIIIAPSFSEEALSTLTRKKNIRLLECGALKDYQDQAKFVRKVTGGFVVQDRDLGMVKDMAQCTVPTAKKPTEEEYRALAFAWRVCKHVKSNAIVYARDGQLVGVGAGQMSRVDSSRIGAERAQLAVEGTVMASDAFFPFRDGIDAAAKVGVTAIVQPGGSVRDEEIIEACNEHGIAMILTGMRHFRH, translated from the coding sequence ATGCAAAATGACATCAAGATTCAGCGCGCCCTCATCAGTGTATCCGACAAAGCCGGAGTTGCTGACTTTGCCCGATTTCTCAATGCCAATTCAATTGAAATTCTCTCCACTGGTGGAACCGCCAGGCTCCTTCAAGAGAGTCAGGTTCCAGTCATTGAAGTTGGAGAGTATACAGGTACTCGAGAAATGCTGGATGGCCGTGTCAAGACCCTGCATCCAAAAGTACACGGAGGCATCTTGGGCATGCGTAATAGCGCTGACCATTGTCAACAAATGAAAGAAGCTGGCATAGAAACGATCGACATCGTCGTTGTCAATCTCTATCCTTTTGAGCAAACAGTCAAAAAAGGCTGCAGCTACGAAGAGGCGGTTGAGAATATTGATATTGGCGGCCCGACTATGCTGCGAAGTGCTGCAAAAAACCACAGGGATGTAGTGGTTATCGTCGATCCATGCGATTACAAGCGCGTCCAAGATGAAATAGAAAAGACCGGAACTGTCAGCTGGGAGACACGTCGTGATCTTGCCCGCAAGGTATTTTTACACACGGCTCACTACGATGCCATGATCAGTGACTATTTTAATCAACAATTAGATGTCGAGTTCCCCGAAACCTTCACTTTAAGTGGACGTAAGCTTCAGGATTTGCGCTACGGGGAGAACCCACACCAGAATGCTGCTTTCTATGGCGACACCTTTACCCGTGAGGCCAGTGTGGCCAGTGCACGACAACTGCATGGTAAAGCCTTAAGTTACAACAATATTATCGATGCAGATGCGGCGCTGGAGCTGGTGAAGGAGTTTGATGAAACAGCTGTAGTAATAATCAAGCATACGAATCCTTGTGGCACTGCCACAGGAAGCTCTGTGCTTGAGGCTTACCATAAAGCCCTCTCCACCGACCCACTTAGCGCCTTTGGTGGTGTCATTGCTATCAATAAAGCTGTGGATCAAGCGGCAGCAGAAGAAATGGCCAAACTTTTTGTTGAAATAATTATAGCTCCTTCCTTCAGTGAAGAAGCCTTAAGTACGCTGACTCGCAAGAAGAATATTCGCTTGCTTGAGTGTGGGGCACTCAAAGACTACCAGGATCAGGCAAAGTTTGTACGTAAGGTCACTGGTGGCTTTGTTGTACAAGATCGAGACTTGGGTATGGTCAAGGATATGGCGCAGTGCACTGTTCCTACCGCCAAAAAACCAACAGAAGAAGAGTACCGGGCCCTTGCATTTGCCTGGCGGGTTTGCAAGCATGTTAAGTCCAACGCTATTGTCTACGCACGTGATGGGCAATTGGTAGGCGTCGGTGCCGGCCAGATGAGCCGGGTTGATTCCAGTCGCATCGGTGCAGAGCGTGCTCAGCTTGCGGTGGAGGGCACTGTTATGGCATCGGATGCTTTTTTCCCTTTCCGCGACGGAATAGATGCAGCAGCAAAGGTGGGCGTAACTGCTATCGTTCAGCCTGGTGGCTCTGTGCGAGACGAAGAGATTATAGAAGCATGCAACGAACACGGTATCGCCATGATACTCACCGGCATGCGACACTTTAGACATTGA
- a CDS encoding hydantoinase B/oxoprolinase family protein, with product MSSPSTSEVNPIQLEVFKNRFTSIAQEMGVTLMRTAFSPNIKERRDFSCALFDHRGMAIAQAEHIPVHLGSMPLSVQSAIEQVPMEPGDMVMLNDPFQGGTHLPDITIVAPVYLEHETFPRFYVANRAHHADIGGMSSGSMPLSTSLYQEGVIIPPLKVMRKGEQDKNLLQLLLANVRTPQERKGDFAAQVMANLTGVHRLQELVQNYGSEEVCRYGAELINYSHRMMEQMIVELPCGEFFFEDMLDDDGVGNRNLAIRLHLKISDRKISFDFSHSDPQVSGSVNAVRAITVSCVLYAMRCLLPKQVPTNSGLLGPLEVVTSLGTITDATFPAAVAGGNVETSQRIVDVIFGALAQVIPDRIPAASQGTMNNITIGGVDFRNQRPFAYYETIGGGMGASSKSNGQSAVHSHMTNTLNTPIEALEYSYPFRITRYSLRRGSGGKGRNQGGDGIVRELELLCEAEVTVLSERRIREPYGAAGGANGLAGRNTIVEIDGSSRDLPGKFRQHLNRGQRLHIETPGGGGWGTP from the coding sequence GTGAGCTCTCCCTCAACGTCCGAAGTCAACCCCATACAGCTGGAAGTTTTTAAGAACCGTTTCACTTCTATAGCTCAGGAAATGGGCGTTACGCTGATGCGTACCGCCTTTTCACCCAACATTAAGGAGCGCCGTGATTTTTCCTGCGCACTCTTTGATCATCGGGGTATGGCAATTGCCCAGGCTGAGCATATACCGGTACATCTCGGCTCAATGCCACTTTCGGTGCAGTCAGCCATAGAGCAGGTTCCAATGGAACCAGGCGATATGGTTATGCTCAACGATCCCTTTCAAGGTGGCACCCACCTGCCAGACATAACTATTGTCGCACCTGTATACCTTGAACATGAAACGTTTCCACGCTTTTACGTTGCCAATCGTGCTCATCACGCCGATATAGGAGGGATGTCTTCTGGCTCCATGCCCTTATCCACCAGCCTGTATCAAGAAGGGGTCATTATTCCGCCGTTAAAAGTGATGCGCAAAGGCGAGCAGGATAAAAACCTCTTGCAACTTCTTTTGGCTAATGTGCGGACCCCTCAAGAGCGCAAGGGGGACTTTGCTGCGCAGGTTATGGCAAACCTCACAGGAGTTCACCGCTTGCAGGAGTTAGTGCAAAATTACGGCAGCGAAGAAGTGTGTCGCTACGGTGCTGAACTCATCAATTACTCCCATCGCATGATGGAACAGATGATTGTTGAGCTTCCCTGTGGAGAGTTTTTTTTCGAGGACATGCTGGATGACGATGGGGTAGGTAATCGCAACCTGGCTATTCGCCTACACCTCAAGATCAGTGACCGAAAAATCAGCTTCGATTTCAGCCACAGCGATCCTCAAGTTTCCGGCTCTGTCAATGCCGTACGTGCTATAACTGTCTCCTGCGTCCTTTACGCCATGCGCTGTCTTTTACCCAAACAGGTCCCTACCAATAGTGGTTTGTTGGGGCCACTTGAAGTGGTAACGAGTCTAGGTACGATAACTGACGCCACTTTTCCTGCAGCAGTTGCCGGTGGCAATGTGGAAACCTCACAGCGCATCGTGGATGTTATCTTTGGGGCTTTGGCCCAAGTTATCCCTGATCGAATTCCTGCCGCTAGCCAGGGTACTATGAACAATATTACGATTGGTGGTGTAGATTTTCGCAATCAGCGCCCATTTGCTTACTACGAAACCATAGGTGGTGGAATGGGAGCCAGTAGTAAGAGTAACGGGCAGAGCGCCGTGCACTCTCATATGACCAATACCCTGAATACTCCTATAGAGGCTCTGGAGTATAGTTACCCTTTTCGTATTACCCGCTACTCACTACGACGCGGTAGTGGTGGAAAGGGGAGAAATCAGGGAGGTGATGGCATTGTGAGAGAGTTGGAGTTGCTATGCGAAGCCGAGGTTACCGTTCTCAGTGAACGTCGGATCCGGGAGCCCTACGGTGCTGCCGGTGGCGCGAATGGCCTTGCAGGAAGAAATACTATTGTTGAAATTGATGGCAGTAGTCGTGATCTGCCGGGCAAGTTTCGCCAGCACCTTAATCGAGGTCAGCGCTTACACATAGAGACACCAGGAGGCGGTGGCTGGGGTACACCATAA
- a CDS encoding PAS domain S-box protein — protein MNDATRQLYFERFLPIVAAVIAIIITATFFWNMASSRTEQFHRAQRDAIENQLLDHRYQLEQGLEKTRQLGYDLATMLKFSPNISADNFNKLAQQLTYNRPAILFLALHDDETTTIYPRALSEHVQQSGQLGKAPSELGANEGAAVSTPYPLRNGLSAVNIHYPTSQANQYLTLSLEVLALLDYQSPRRSGDLRLAMKHSGHEALLLGQREILTMDPVKVELEFKGATWTLAGVPEGGWPPQVANWPWVILLASVGVAIVTFVFFFNMVQLQKANRRTKSELRKRHMALREARRMRKALDTYTKRPHEAQSLEESEQGYRKLLESLSDGVCIIQFGRLCYTNPSLCEISGYHNQELIGSEFYTYLHPNDRERITSYYEERMRGNNAPSEYDARIICRDGTEKTVRINSSIIEWSGQPAILVTICDMTHRYRIEDSIKELNATLEQRVQQEVQRRMESDVFLQTIFDNSSFGIVLLGDNGNIVQANKAFCTLLGYTMDDLRKHSLQSLLSEENRDTVTQAFYELISGKRDISLLEVSAKSLEQQFISMQITATSLRDQNREIKGVFAIIKDITDIKKMTDRQQCQEQLLIQQSKMATMGEMIGAITHQWRQPLTMLELTLQEIAEEHKEGQLTRAMIDDMAHRCRQHIDFMSRTIEDFSNFFRPDKHQVSFNPLEAIKDIERLLYKQLTRHNVRLEYDIGEIDTDCFHITTIANEFKQIVLNIIVNAIDAIDEARYSGALEQSESGVIKVTIGNTDASYKFSFCDNGVGIPQGNLEQVFEPYFTTKPGHKGTGIGLYLSRVIVENSLGGNITASNSSSGACFELELPAFNLTSKSVAGSE, from the coding sequence GTGAACGATGCCACCAGACAGCTCTACTTTGAGCGCTTTTTACCCATTGTAGCCGCTGTAATTGCTATTATTATTACTGCGACATTCTTCTGGAACATGGCTTCGTCACGCACTGAACAGTTTCATCGTGCGCAACGGGACGCAATTGAAAATCAACTGCTTGATCATCGCTACCAGCTAGAGCAAGGCCTGGAGAAAACCCGCCAGCTCGGATACGACTTGGCCACGATGCTAAAGTTTTCACCTAATATCAGTGCAGACAATTTTAATAAATTAGCTCAACAGCTAACATATAACAGACCTGCAATACTTTTCCTGGCATTGCATGATGATGAGACGACCACTATATACCCAAGAGCCCTATCAGAGCACGTGCAGCAAAGCGGCCAACTGGGTAAAGCCCCATCAGAGCTCGGTGCTAATGAAGGAGCAGCAGTATCAACCCCCTACCCGCTGCGAAATGGCCTTTCTGCAGTAAACATTCACTACCCAACTTCTCAGGCAAATCAGTATCTGACACTGTCCCTTGAGGTTTTAGCACTACTGGACTACCAGTCACCAAGGAGATCCGGGGATCTACGCTTGGCCATGAAACACTCCGGACATGAGGCTCTTCTGCTCGGTCAGCGAGAGATACTCACTATGGATCCGGTGAAAGTTGAACTGGAGTTTAAAGGCGCAACCTGGACATTGGCAGGAGTACCCGAAGGCGGCTGGCCACCACAGGTGGCGAATTGGCCCTGGGTAATTTTGTTGGCGAGTGTTGGAGTAGCTATTGTTACATTTGTGTTCTTTTTTAATATGGTGCAGCTGCAGAAAGCCAATCGGAGGACCAAAAGTGAACTGCGTAAGCGTCACATGGCTCTTCGGGAAGCCCGGCGGATGCGAAAGGCTCTTGACACTTACACAAAGAGACCCCACGAGGCTCAGAGTCTGGAGGAGTCAGAGCAAGGTTACCGTAAGCTGCTAGAAAGTCTCAGTGATGGAGTCTGTATCATCCAATTTGGACGTCTTTGCTATACCAATCCATCCTTGTGTGAGATTTCTGGCTACCACAACCAGGAACTTATAGGTAGTGAATTTTACACGTATCTGCATCCTAATGATCGAGAGCGGATTACCAGTTACTACGAGGAAAGGATGCGTGGTAACAATGCTCCGAGTGAATACGATGCCAGGATCATCTGTCGCGATGGCACCGAGAAAACAGTTCGCATCAACTCAAGCATCATTGAATGGAGCGGCCAGCCAGCCATATTGGTAACTATCTGTGATATGACTCATCGCTACCGCATAGAAGACAGTATCAAGGAGCTTAATGCAACCCTGGAGCAGCGCGTACAACAGGAAGTACAGCGACGCATGGAGTCGGATGTTTTTTTGCAAACAATTTTTGACAATAGTTCCTTTGGGATTGTGCTGCTGGGGGATAACGGTAATATTGTTCAGGCAAATAAAGCATTTTGTACATTGCTGGGCTACACAATGGATGATCTGCGAAAACACTCTTTGCAAAGTTTGCTCAGTGAAGAAAACCGAGATACGGTTACTCAGGCTTTCTATGAGCTTATAAGTGGTAAAAGAGATATAAGTTTACTTGAAGTAAGTGCAAAAAGTCTTGAGCAGCAGTTCATCTCCATGCAGATAACGGCAACATCGCTTCGTGATCAGAACAGGGAGATTAAGGGTGTTTTTGCTATCATTAAAGATATTACCGACATAAAAAAGATGACTGACCGGCAACAATGCCAAGAACAATTACTTATTCAGCAGTCTAAAATGGCTACCATGGGCGAAATGATTGGTGCTATTACACATCAGTGGCGTCAGCCTCTTACCATGCTGGAGCTGACCCTGCAAGAAATAGCAGAGGAACATAAAGAAGGGCAACTTACAAGAGCGATGATTGATGACATGGCACACCGGTGTCGGCAACACATCGATTTCATGTCTCGTACCATTGAGGATTTTAGCAATTTTTTTCGCCCCGACAAACATCAGGTAAGTTTTAATCCGCTGGAAGCAATAAAAGACATTGAGCGTCTTCTTTATAAACAGCTCACCCGTCACAATGTCCGCCTTGAATACGATATTGGCGAAATAGACACTGATTGTTTCCATATTACAACTATCGCAAATGAATTTAAACAGATAGTTCTTAATATTATTGTCAATGCAATAGACGCTATTGATGAAGCACGATATAGCGGAGCTCTGGAGCAAAGTGAAAGTGGAGTTATTAAAGTTACCATCGGCAACACAGATGCAAGCTATAAATTTTCCTTCTGCGACAATGGTGTAGGAATACCACAAGGCAATCTCGAGCAGGTTTTTGAGCCCTACTTCACCACCAAGCCTGGTCACAAGGGTACTGGAATAGGTCTCTATCTTTCCAGAGTAATAGTGGAAAACAGTCTCGGTGGAAATATTACGGCTTCTAACAGCAGTTCAGGTGCCTGCTTTGAACTGGAGCTTCCTGCATTCAACCTGACCAGCAAGAGCGTTGCTGGCTCTGAATGA